In Excalfactoria chinensis isolate bCotChi1 chromosome 27, bCotChi1.hap2, whole genome shotgun sequence, the DNA window tctgccctgcagcctgtGAGGAGCACCGGCACTGCCCAAGGcggtgctggctgtgctcatgGAACTCGTGTTTGAGTGACCCCATCCCCTCCTCCACTGCTGGCTGTAACCCTCGGAGCCTTTCTGTTCTCCTACAGTTTCCTCCTGCATATCCTACGCAAACCTTTCCCCATCTTCTTTCCAGaccttcttccccttcttctcAATTATCTCCTTCACCAactccttttccatttcattcaAAAACTCATTTCCCTGTCTCCTTTTCTCATCGTTTAACCATTTTTTATCCATCTTCTACTCCATTTCCTCTAACATCTCCTTCTCagtctccttcctctctctcctttccccaactccttcccccctcctctcctctggCACAGATGGGCTTCACATTGCGCTGCTGCCACCCCAGActctcccatccctggaggacgCTCCTGGCTCATCTCGTGTCTCTGCACCTCCTCCATCTGGGATCAGGTAGGGGtcctgtggggctgctgtgcctggCACAGGTGTTGCTTTGGGTCCAGGGAGCGGCTGTGGGGCAAGGACTACCCAAGCCCGGCCATGCTTGGgtttctctttcacttctgtTCTTTCATGAAATGTGTGATTTTGGGTCCTATTTTTGTCTCTTCTCCACCTCCACCACACGTTGTAAGTGGGCTCCCACCCCCAGGAATCCTTCCCcactccctcctgctccctctccaGTGCTTTTACATGGGATGGAGCAGTCACCCACTCATCCTGTGCCGCTCCATGCCCCCACATTCACACAGCCACCATCTCACCATCTCTCTGTGCCCTTCTCATTGCCCAGCCCAGTTCAGGGTTGTGGCACCAAACCTTCATGTCACTGCCAACGTGGGACAGGATGTCGTGCTGCGCTGTCAGCTGACCCCTTGCAAGGATGCTTGGAGCTCAGACATCAGATGGATCCAGCATCGGTCTGCTGGGCTTGTGCACCACTACCAAAATGGAGAGGACCTGGAGCAGATGGAGAAATATAAAGGGAGGACAGAACTGCTCAGGAATGGCCTGTCTGATGGAAACCTGGATCTGCTCATCACTGCAGTGAGCTCTGCTGATAGTGGGACATACATCTGTGCTGTGCAAGAAGGTGATGCCTATGCAGAAGCTGTGCTGAATCTGGAAGTGTCAGGTCAGTGGCTGAAGCATCCAAGGATGGAGAGCTGCCTTTGAACGAGCAGCCTTTGGAAGAGGTTTGGGCTGAATTGCCCCATGAGATTCTGGAGTTGCAGCGGGCGCACGGTGTGATTTGGGGATGGATCTGCATGGATGAGGTGGTTAGGTTGGGTTTCTGGGATGGGTTTCTTCGTGTGTCAGTGGCAGTGGGCACACgatgctgagctgctcttcCACGTGTGCCAAGCTGTGGATGGTACCATTCTGTGTCAGTGTCCCCTGGTTGCTGCCACTGTGGGTTCTTTGATCTCCTAATGCTGTCATTTCCACTGATGGGAATGTAAAAGGCACCCTTTTCCTGAGTTTTTTTCCAGATCCCACTCCCCAGATCACCCATCCCTGGAAGGTGGCTCTGGCTGTGGTCGTCACACTTCTGGTTGGGTCATTTGTTGTCATCATTGCTTTTCTCCTGAGAAAGCTCGGTGAGCTGAGAGCTGAGGGGACGGAGCACAAGGAGGTGTTGAGCAGGGACAGGGATGATCAGggtggtgctgagctctgctccatgGAGCCacacaggagaaggaagggggaTTTTTCCTGAGATTCCCAGTGTTCATTAAATAAAGTTTAGCTTTAGTTTTTGGGaatgaaggaaggggaaaaaggagataAGTGGAAAGATGGGAAGGTGGGTTGACCGTGTGGCAGGTGGAAAACCCCAGACCCTTTGAAGTCATTTAAACAAACCAAGCTGCCCTGCTGACCACATCTtcccctgctttgttttccagcgACACGGAGAAGAGAGCTGAGTGAGTCCTTCCAGCCTTTTCTACCACCAAAGTCACTTTATCGGAGCAGCCGTGGCATGAGGAGGTGTTCCCTCTAACCatgcatttcctttgtttttatttcacagagTGGAGTTATAGATCATTGTGTAAGTGTCCTTCCCCAATCAGAAGGTAACCAGGGTCTCCCCAAGGCATCAGCCAGGTGATGACCAGCTGCCCACTCTGACCATGCACtgcccttctctttcctttccattGGAACAAGCTGAGGCATTGGGTGAGTCTCCCTTCCagtcttttaattctttttaaaatgctctccctctgggagctgtgggatgagCAGTTTCTCTCATcatgctttccttctgcttttgctttgcagaaaggaaTGAAGATTTGGGTAAGTCTTTCTCCCTAGACCACAGAGATGTGGAGTCCTCCCACAGGATCTACCATGGAATTGTCATCTGACCCTTCCCATCATGtgtttcttatttgtttcttttgcagagaAACAAGCTAAAAATTTGAGTGAGTTCTCCCTCccatattaaaaaacaaaggtgTTTGCATGTGGGAGTTGTGGGATGTCATTCCTCATCACGTGTtgatttactttattttccGCAGAGAAAGAGAATTCATCACTGAGTAAGTTGTAGTCATGAAACTGAGGATATTTGGGGTCTTCCCATGTAGCTGTATATGGGATGACAAATTCCCTCTGGCCttgcactgcttttctctttctttttcagagaaaaaatgtcAAGAGATGGGTGAGTCTTCTTCCCCAGACCAAAGCAATATGAGGTTTCCATGGGATGGCAAGCTGTCCCACCTCATTGTGcggtgatttttctttcttttctgcagaaaaagagaattcaTCACCGAGTAAGTTGTAGTCACTGAACTGAGGGAATTCGGGGTCTTCCAAAGGGGCTGCATATGGGGTGACAAATCCCCTCTGACCAcgcactgcttttctctttcttattcagaggaaaaatgtgGAGAGATGGGTGAGTCTACCCTCCCATACAAAAAACATTGGGGTCTTCCTGTGTGAGCTGTGTGATGAGATGTTCCTCTCAtcatgcatttctgcttttcctttgcagggACGACAAAGGCAAAGATGGGTGAGTCTGCCTTCCAGAACCAAACAGATTTGGGATGTTTTCATAGCATCAATCGTGGGATAATAACCTGAGCCTTTTCTTCATGCGTTGCTTATATGCTTTGATAGAGAAACACTTCATAGAACACGGTGagtcttccttcctccctgcacCCCCAAAAAACCACGGGGGTATTCTGAGCTGGGGATGAGATGTTCCCCCATCATGGACTGCTTTTCTCATCCCTATCCACTAGAACGAACTGAAGGATCAGGTAAGTCTGCTCCTCTGAACCAAAGGAATATGCAGTTTCCTACGGGATGACGAGCTGTACCATCTCATCACTTGttacttttctccttcttttccattggtaaaaacagaagaatcagGTGAGTCTTCCCCAACCCAAAGCAATGTGGGGTTGCCCATGGGATGACAGGCTGTCCCACCTCAGCATCCgttgcttttctctttattctgcagaagaaacaacCACAAGAGGACTGAGAGATGATCTGCGCCTTGCAGTAACCACAGGAATTCAGCTTCATGAACCACAGATTGCACAGGATACCAAACACACGCTAAGTCCAAGCCAGCAAGGAAACCCACAGCAGGACCAAGAGGAGCCAGTGTCTGAATTGAGTGAGAACCCTGCAGTTCTTGAGCCAAAGCTGCCCCAGGAACCACCAAGCTGAGGATGTGCGACCTCCAGCGCAAATACAATGGCaataaaataaccaaagaaCGGAAGAATACAGGAGGAATGCAGAGAGCCTGGATAAGATCTGGACATGTTGGGAAATAGTGTGACCATGTATCAGGCTTTGTGGAAATCCAATGTGTACACAACAGTTTTGGAAACACAAGAAAGCATGCAGAACCACAGGTAGAGAACTGCCTTGGGTGTTAACACTGTTCTCTTTTGTAATGTAATAAAGGATACCTGCTGGTGGTTATCGATCATTGACTTTGATCAGTTATTGGGGGTTTGGTTCCATGGAACAGGCTGGGTCTTCATCCTGGCACTACAGGAACCTGGGCTCCATGGGATAACAagctgtatgggaaattggtaatcgcagcctgaacctctgattaatcgGCTGAGGCAAGTGtagggtcagctgtgggagcacaggtgagcgtaatttagctgtgctcccagaaggggtggagctcaactTCACCTCCactaagacctcatttaagggctgacccccactgaggcagcatctcttggagattgccccctggtggagattgccccagctttccagccaagGCATTGATTTCGGTGGGTTTTCCTTTACCTTTTGTATATTTACCATCTACATATTATTTGACCTTACATTTGGTGAGCCAGGGAGCAGCCTGTGGATACGGAAAAAAGATATCTTTCTTATGGAATATGTTTAATTGGT includes these proteins:
- the LOC140263021 gene encoding myelin-oligodendrocyte glycoprotein-like; the encoded protein is MGFTLRCCHPRLSHPWRTLLAHLVSLHLLHLGSAQFRVVAPNLHVTANVGQDVVLRCQLTPCKDAWSSDIRWIQHRSAGLVHHYQNGEDLEQMEKYKGRTELLRNGLSDGNLDLLITAVSSADSGTYICAVQEGDAYAEAVLNLEVSDPTPQITHPWKVALAVVVTLLVGSFVVIIAFLLRKLATRRRELSESFQPFLPPKSLYRSSRGMRRCSL